One Sporanaerobacter acetigenes DSM 13106 genomic window carries:
- the cas2 gene encoding CRISPR-associated endonuclease Cas2: protein MFVILVYDIGEKRVAKVLKTCRKYLYWVQNSVFEGEISEANLTKLKIEVGRIIDYEQDSIIIYSFRTTKYSNVEIMGIKKGGEDNFL, encoded by the coding sequence ATGTTTGTAATACTTGTGTATGATATTGGAGAAAAAAGGGTTGCAAAAGTTTTAAAAACTTGTAGAAAATATTTGTATTGGGTACAAAATTCTGTGTTTGAAGGCGAAATATCAGAAGCAAATTTGACAAAGTTGAAAATAGAAGTAGGAAGAATAATTGATTATGAACAAGATTCTATTATTATATATAGTTTTAGAACGACCAAATATTCAAATGTAGAAATAATGGGAATAAAAAAAGGCGGAGAGGATAATTTTTTATAG